The Lepisosteus oculatus isolate fLepOcu1 chromosome 4, fLepOcu1.hap2, whole genome shotgun sequence genome window below encodes:
- the LOC138238214 gene encoding uncharacterized protein — protein MKESSNPSALTSAQRPLPAPVPPRPSRIPHWLPLLARYTPYWAPAQPPPQGAASADSNPGLEGEPCTCLLPRDAQEQHCCPLVSVSDTASDTQTASVSASDVPVVSDSLSDVPVVSDSVSVSEVPVVSDSVSAAGVLSDSGAVSVSDAGVVSDSGVVSVSDAGVVSDSGVVSGSVSDAGVVSESVSDVGVVSDSGVVSDSVSDSDVSMVSGSVSDVPVVSESVSDVGVVSESVSDVGVVSESVSDVGVVSDSVSAAGVVSDSGVVSDVPVVSESVSDVGVVSDSVSAAGVVSDSGVVSDVPVVSESVSDVGVVSDSVSDAGVVSDSVSVLLSDPVMPSDTEFASDLISVAISEPEPVSNSEPLSELASPSDSDPDSILLLVPEPAQSDPGLLSDTMSPSEPGLSSDQAILTSDPVPVAKCVFVLDPVSELIVPGSDLVLVSDPLSASEQFMVLDTVLASETASVTQTVLVPDSLSVSDPLLVSEPLSLSTASEPGSVSAPVPETVTVSEPVSTPDPVLFSEDKHCFHWVTGSIPNQTLVSNPVALFDTALGSGPVLVSEPAAVPEQTLVSDPVTVPEPVLVSGPVTVPEPAAVSVLVPVSDMDPASGSEPGLPSEPIWPQRAAGRPREGFSQGVYENYRRWQHYKSLAQQYCPQPPDTEALSCFFIPVLRSLSSLSPRMSLSVGVTVAVGEWGRLSNYDRMIYYDMAWKFMEFEQEELKRGKVTQRSSNTQAAPPSKTSSNGYMLKKRTQGRAGSVRSKGRKKTHRNNRTAPESEARFPGLPPGALQEYTEIMHSLDSPAPPEPQRSEVTGEQEGQFMEYLNQLCGDRDFVKKVETVIDPQYMLSGACLDERAVSPSLQEPYIADRSVTEEGPHGCCAPPSVCSGIAPLSLDFCSQEAPPDSPDSCGPHRAVPSFLLPTPPQTVLQGELPALRDNLSSQKTHPCFQATPSSSLETFPLRENYSIQHAPCPAQSQASAPQADVWPRTSTSQKAPIMFQKEDHVPPSTSAVLWDTDRFGTGSRPTRDCSAQNSFPGAPGPLCVQDDYSSQHAPASGLLTYETAHTGVCLRQPGFTPRCRLPPLLQTYSTYPGV, from the exons ATGAAGGAAAGCAGTAACCCCAGTGCCCTCACCTCTGCCCAGCGCCCCCTTCCTGCCCCTGTGCCTCCACGACCCAGCAGAATCCCTCACTGGCTCCCCCTATTGGCACGGTATACACCCTACTGGGCCCCCGCCCAGCCCCCGCCCCAGGGGGCAGCCAGCGCTGACTCAAACCCTGGCTTGGAGGGCGagccctgcacctgcctccttcCACGTGATGCCCAAGAGCAACACTGCTGCCCCCTGGTGTCAGTATCCGATACAGcatcagacacacagacagcatcagTCTCAGCATCAGATGTACCTGTGGTGTCAGATTCACTGTCAGATGTACCTGTGGTGTCAGATTCAGTGTCAGTATCAGAGGTACCTGTGGTGTCAGATTCAGTATCTGCTGCAGGTGTACTATCAGATTCAGGTGCGGTATCAGTGTCAGATGCAGGTGTGGTATCAGATTCAGGTGTGGTATCAGTGTCAGATGCAGGTGTGGTATCAGATTCAGGTGTGGTATCAGGATCAGTATCAGATGCAGGTGTGGTATCAGAATCAGTGTCAGATGTAGGTGTGGTATCAGATTCAGGTGTGGTATCAGATTCAGTATCAGATTCAGATGTAAGTATGGTATCAGGATCAGTATCAGATGTACCTGTGGTGTCAGAATCAGTGTCAGATGTAG GTGTGGTATCAGAATCAGTGTCAGATGTAGGTGTGGTATCAGAATCAGTGTCAGATGTAGGTGTGGTGTCAGATTCAGTATCTGCTGCAGGTGTGGTATCAGATTCAGGTGTGGTATCAGATGTACCTGTGGTGTCAGAATCAGTGTCAGATGTAGGTGTGGTGTCAGATTCAGTATCTGCTGCAGGTGTGGTATCAGATTCAGGTGTGGTATCAGATGTACCTGTGGTGTCAGAATCAGTGTCAGATGTAGGTGTGGTATCAGATTCAGTGTCAGATGCTGGTGTGGTATCAGATTCAGTATCAGTATTATTGTCTGACCCAGTCATGCCATCAGACACAGAATTTGCATCAGATTTGATCTCAGTAGCCATTTCTGAACCAGAACCAGTGTCCAATTCTGAGCCACTATCAGAATTAGCATCGCCATCAGATTCAGACCCAGACTCTATATTACTGTTAGTGCCTGAACCAGCACAGTCCGATCCAGGTCTCCTATCAGACACAATGTCACCATCAGAACCAGGACTGTCATCAGACCAGGCAATATTAACATCTGACCCAGTGCCAGTAGCAAAATGTGTGTTTGTACTAGACCCTGTGTCAGAACTAATCGTACCAGGGTCAGATCTGGTGCTGGTTTCAGACCCACTATCGGCATCAGAACAATTCATGGTATTGGACACAGTACTGGCTTCAGAAACTGCATCAGTGACACAGACAGTGCTGGTACCAGACTCACTGTCAGTATCAGACCCATTACTGGTATCAGAACCACTGTCATTGTCAACAGCGTCAGAACCAGGCTCAGTGTCAGCCCCAGTGCCAGAGACTGTGACAGTGTCAGAACCAGTGTCAACACCAGACCCAGTACTGTTCTCGGAGGATAAACACTGCTTTCACTGGGTAACGGGTTCAATACCAAACCAAACACTGGTATCAAACCCAGTGGCTCTGTTTGACACTGCACTGGGGTCAGGGCCAGTGTTAGTATCAGAACCAGCAGCAGTTCCAGAACAAACATTGGTATCAGACCCAGTGACAGTACCAGAACCAGTACTGGTGTCAGGCCCAGTCACAGTACCAGAACCAGCGGCAGTGTCAGTGCTGGTGCCTGTGTCAGACATGGATCCAGCGTCAGGTTCAGAACCAGGACTGCCCTCGGAGCCCATCTGGCCCCAGCGGGCTGCAGGCCGTCCCAGGGAGGGCTTCTCCCAGGGGGTGTATGAGAACTACAGGAGGTGGCAGCACTACAAGAGCCTGGCCCAGCAGTACTGTCCACAACCCCCCGACACTGAGGCCCTGTCCTGCTTCTTCAt tccagtGCTGCGCTCCCTCTCTTCGCTGTCTCCCCGGATGTCTCTCTCTGTTGGCGTCACAGTGGCTGTCGGCGAGTGGGGGAGACTGTCCAACTACGATCGCATGATCTACTATGACATGGCCTGGAA GTTCATGGAGTTCGAGcaggaggagctgaagaggGGCAAGGTCACCCAGAGGTCGAGCAACACACAAGCAGCCCCGCCCAGCAAGACCAGCAGCAACG GTTACATGCTGAAGAAGAGGACCCAGGGACGAGCAGGCAGTGTCAGAAGTAAAGGCCGCAAGAAGACCCATAGGAACAACAGGACAGCCCCAGAGAGCGAGGCGCGCTTCCCAGGCCTACCACCGGGGGCGCTGCAGGAGTACACAGAGATCATGCACTCGCTGGACTCCCCAGCGCCACCAGAGccacagaggtcagaggtcacggGAGAGCAAGAGGGGCAGTTCATGGAGTACCTGAACCAGTTGTGTGGAGACAGAGACTTTGTCAAGAAG gTGGAGACAGTCATAGACCCTCAGTACATGTTGTCTGGTGCCTGTCTGGACGAAAGAGCTGTCTCTCCCTCACTTCAGGAGCCATACATAGCAGATAGGAGTGTGACTGAG GAAGGCCCACATGGGTGCTGTGCTCCCCCTAGTGTCTGCTCAGGTATTGCACCTCTGAGCTTGGACTTCTGCTCCCAGGAGGCCCCTCCAGACTCCCCGGACAGCTGCGGGCCCCATCGTGCAGTTCCCAGCTTCCTGCTGCCCACCCCTCCTCAGACAGTTCTCCAGGGGGAACTTCCTGCCCTGCGGGACAATCTGAGCTCCCAGAAGACACACCCCTGTTTTCAGGCCACGCCCAGCAGCTCCCTAGAAACCTTCCCTTTGCGTGAGAACTACAGTATCCAGCATGCACCTTGCCCTGCCCAGTCACAAGCTTCAGCACCACAGGCAGATGTATGGCCAAGGACGTCCACTTCCCAGAAGGCCCCCATCATGTTTCAGAAGGAAGACCACGTCCCCCCATCCACATCTGCAGTCTTGTGGGACACAGACAGGTTCGGAACTGGCTCACGTCCCACAAGAGACTGCAGTGCACAGAATTCCTTCCCAGGGGCGCCTGGACCCCTGTGCGTACAAGACGACTACAGCTCCCAGCATGCACCTGCGAGTGGCCTGCTGACTTATGAGACCGCCCACACAGGCGTTTGTCTTCGGCAGCCTGGCTTCACCCCACGTTGTCGTCTGCCCCCTCTGCTGCAGACTTACAGCACCTACCCGGGTGTCTAG